In Hevea brasiliensis isolate MT/VB/25A 57/8 chromosome 13, ASM3005281v1, whole genome shotgun sequence, a single genomic region encodes these proteins:
- the LOC110646316 gene encoding protein MIZU-KUSSEI 1 produces the protein MKAIMAKTPHDSSFSFSRRYFNWRKKVVEEDDDEEILTFNSSSHFFCGEELKDEQLGITLPSVGVPPAVRAPRKKLPIVAVSKVLSALTVFSKGRPTYHSGVGTRLIGTLFGYRRGHVHFAFQEDAKLNPAFLIELAMPTSVLVREMASGLVRIALECEKKPQKKAGKLLEEPLWRTYCNGKKCGYAVRRDCGPEVWKVLKAVEPISMGAGVLPGNEVGSEGELMYMRARFERVVGSKDSEAFYMMNPDGAGGPELSVYLLRV, from the coding sequence ATGAAGGCAATAATGGCCAAGACCCCTCATGActcttctttctctttctccAGGAGATATTTCAACTGGAGAAAAAAAGttgttgaagaagatgatgatgaagaaATCTTAACTTTCAACTCTTCCTCACATTTCTTCTGTGGGGAGGAGTTGAAAGACGAGCAACTTGGAATCACACTGCCCTCTGTAGGGGTGCCTCCTGCAGTTCGCGCACCTAGGAAAAAGCTTCCTATTGTAGCAGTTTCTAAGGTGCTATCTGCTCTTACTGTCTTCAGCAAGGGCCGGCCAACCTATCATTCCGGCGTAGGAACCAGATTGATAGGTACCCTTTTTGGGTATCGTCGCGGCCACGTCCATTTTGCATTTCAAGAGGATGCCAAACTGAATCCAGCTTTCTTGATTGAACTGGCAATGCCAACTAGTGTATTAGTTCGAGAAATGGCTTCTGGGTTAGTTAGAATTGCTTTAGAGTGCGAAAAGAAGCCGCAGAAAAAGGCAGGGAAGTTGCTGGAGGAGCCTCTGTGGAGGACTTATTGCAATGGCAAGAAATGTGGGTATGCAGTGAGGCGTGACTGTGGTCCTGAAGTGTGGAAGGTTTTGAAGGCAGTGGAGCCAATTTCTATGGGTGCTGGTGTGCTGCCAGGGAATGAAGTAGGGTCCGAAGGGGAACTCATGTACATGAGAGCCAGGTTTGAGAGAGTTGTTGGGTCAAAAGACTCGGAAGCATTTTACATGATGAATCCTGATGGGGCTGGAGGTCCTGAACTGAGTGTTTACTTGCTTAGAGTTTAG